The window TGGGGTCGCAACGGCCAATGTCAATATGCGCTCGGGACCGAGCACCCGCTATCCGGCCGTGACAGTGATACCGGCCGGTGACTCGGTGGAAATCCATGGATGTCTGGCGGACCGGCCCTGGTGCGATGTTTCCTTTTACGGCGGTCGAGGTTGGGTCGCGGGCCGCTATGTGCAGGCGGTCTACCGCAGCAACCGGGTCTATGTGGAGCCGGAATATTATCGTCCGCTCGGAATCCCCACCATCGTCTTCGAGTTCGACCGCTATTGGGACCGCAACTACCGCGGCCGCGACTTTTATCGTGACCGTGATCGCTGGCGCCGCGATTGGGCTGAGGGTGGCGACCGGCGTGACTGGGAACGTCGAGAGGCGCGTGAACGTCGAGAATGGGACCGGGATCGCCACCGCAGCGACGACGAATGGGAGAGCAGGGCCGGCGAGGATTTCTACGAAAGCCGCCGTCGCGACCGTGAACCGTCGCGATACGAAATTCGACGCGAACGAGAGATGGGAACCGTTCGGGAATGCGGGTTCGACGACTTCGCGTGTGAAATCGACTGAACGGCCTGTTGGGAGCGGGTGGACTTGCCCGCTCCCTGTGCGGGAGGCCCCCCACGGCTTTGTGGCCTCGCGGGAACCAATCCGCCTGCGACGCGTTGACATCGCGCAAAAGGG is drawn from Sinorhizobium sojae CCBAU 05684 and contains these coding sequences:
- a CDS encoding SH3 domain-containing protein — protein: MNHIFLRAAALGALLFTPAIAEAAAGVATANVNMRSGPSTRYPAVTVIPAGDSVEIHGCLADRPWCDVSFYGGRGWVAGRYVQAVYRSNRVYVEPEYYRPLGIPTIVFEFDRYWDRNYRGRDFYRDRDRWRRDWAEGGDRRDWERREARERREWDRDRHRSDDEWESRAGEDFYESRRRDREPSRYEIRREREMGTVRECGFDDFACEID